In Danio rerio strain Tuebingen ecotype United States chromosome 9, GRCz12tu, whole genome shotgun sequence, the genomic window CTTCTGAACAAACAACATGTTTCAGTGCTGTATCACTGTGATACCAAGATAAGGGACAATATTACTGTACTCATATCAGAGGCAATACAGTACATCCAGGTTTCATTTAGGATGCCAGGCCTAGCAGAAATCCTCCAACAAATCCTCCTGAGATAACAATATTCCTCTTCACAAACTCTGTAGACTGTAGAACAAAATGTAGGTTAAGCGAAGTGTCATAACAGCTAATAGATAGTATATGAAATTATGACAAGCATATGAAAGTATACCCACATCTTCTATAAAGGTATTGAGCTCAGGAGCAGCTTTTTTGGCATTTTTCTTCAAATGCTTTTTAGCTTTATTGACATCCTTTTCCACTTTCCTCCAGTCCACCTGCACATAGCCACTATGATTGGCAATCTGAAATAAGAAAATAGATGATTAACAAATTAAATGTCATTGAGCATAACATATACTAATTAAAAGCATAACTTAATTTTAAGAACTCATACTTGTAACAAAAGAAATCCTCCTCCAACAGCAGTAGCCACAAGCTTTCCAACTCTCTGAAAGAGATATCCAGCACACCTAGAGaaggacatttttttattatttataacaatcAGGAATATTAAGGGTTTTATTAGAAATTAAAGCATTCACATGAACACTAACCATCCGGACACTCCACCCATCATGATTTGTGAAGCCACAGAGTATTTTTCTGCAATGGGACCTGTGCTGTTACCAAATACTCGACTCCACCATTGATGCCTCCTGGCATAATCTGTGATGTTGACCACTTCATACAATTCATCTTCACTCTCTGCATCTACAAGTGAAAACATTAACCACAGTCGTTACAAACGAATACTGTAATTCTATGTTTGTTCTCTGATGACAAACATGATCCAGCTTTGTAAACACTGAATATACGAATTTTCAACCATTAAGGTTCACGTCCTTTGACATTTCAAATTAATACGATGTGATTACACTAATTTGTTTGCATTAATAAGTGTCAATGAATTTACCAGCACGCGAATGGAAAGACGAATGAGAATGAAAACAGTATGGTTGAATTTAGCTGCGTTGTATCTGTATAGACTGAACGGCTGCTGGCAAAATAAACGAAACCTATGCTGCTCTTCTACGGTGTAAACACTCGGAATCTTGTTGCACGCGATAAATCCGGTGAAACAAACACGCTGCCAATCGAGACTATTCATTCAAATGTTTGGTTAGCCAATTTATTTACCTTCGCCGCGATCCGCCATTTTATGAGGCTGCGTTCACGACGCTCGCAACCGCGGAAGCTCTTACGTAAAATGCTGCGCAGTTTGCGTGCGATAATCACTCTTCGATTCCAAATTTGCGTATATGTGGTATTCACTAAATACTTCACAAAGTCCGTAGAGTGTAATGGTGCAATCTCAGTATATAAAATACTGTCTACCATCAGAACCAGAAAGCATTTTACATGTTTCTGTGTATACTCCACTACTAAGGGGAAGCTCAGGTCTGTAAGATTTTCAAAGCTCAAAGACGCCTAGCATATTTAAATAACAGAACTCTCTGTCtttttacttttgtgtttttttttgtccataATTTTAACACAGCGTTTTTACATTTACTGCTTTCAAACATTTTAAACACTATAACAGTtgtttacataattaaaatataaataatagcattaaataataatttttataattttctaaatatttcataTTCTAGCCTATACAACTTTCAGGgtgttgaaagaaagaaagaaagaaagaaagaaagaaagaaagaaagaaaacaatgaCAGCAAAAATGGATGATAGAAGATAGGATGgagagtatttttattattaattaacaaaacGTTCTCTCTTTAACGTTACTCTTGTGCGTTTTGTGCAGAATTTAAGTGTACagagtttttacatttactgctttcaaacatttaaaacactaaTAATAGTTGTATACATAATTAAAACATTGATAACAACAACcatcaaataataattttaatatttttacagataTTTCATATTCTATACAACTTTTGGGATGTTGAAGAAAGAGTGAAAGAAGTTAAAaaagacagtatttttattatgaGAAACATTACAGCAATACAGACAAGGATAAATACAGTACACCATCATATGCAGTACAGTACAATAAAGTATTATTgaccctttgatgcacaagctataaaatagatatagaaaaatgtaaaaaaataaacttagacGGGTCACTTTAGACCCATGTAGCGCATGaaagggttaaataaataaataataaattcactgGGTAAATGTATGTTCTTAAAGAATTTGGATCCATGTGCTGTACTTTGAAAAATCAAAGAAAGAGGCAGGGTCAAAATAAACTTAACAGCCatggaatataaaaaaaaatgttaataataataattatatatatatatatatatatatatatatatatatatatatatatatatatatatattctgactaagacgaaaagaaaatgaatgaatatatttttagtaGTTTCTTTAGATTATGAAGCCATAAAttctatgattttatttattttttattattattattttttttattaaacaacagcaaatatacaatttaaacatgacatccgaataattcatttatttattttttttggcttagtccctttattaatctggggtcgtcatagcggaatgaactgccaacttatccagcatatgctttatgcagcggatgcccttccagctgcaacccatcattgggaaatacccatacactctcattcacacacatacactacgcacaaATTAGCTTTCTCAATTCAccggtaccgcatgtctttggacttagccagagcatctggaggaaacccacatgaatgcggggagaacatgcaaactccacacagaaacgccaactgacccagccaccgcgtcaccccacaaataatacaaatgtaactaataacataaaattaactaatatatatatgttacataattaaaataaataaaaacacaacttCAACACTGAAACATTTACAATGACAATATAACTAGTTGATTTAATCTACCCAATTGACAGCTATATTTTACTATTCAGTTAACTTCAGCTCCTTTGCAATTTTATTTGTATCTTGACATTTCTTGCTATTAATAAACTGGAGCGAGTATATATAAATCAAAATCTATAATAGAAACCTTTAAACAAGGTTTAAAGTTATTCAAtgtacatttatgaatataaaatttaCCAAATAAAATCTAAAGATTCATTATAAATTCTACAGATAAAttgtttaagttaaaataaaatataaataaaaaatatttgaggTTCAAATTACATCTAaaacctgtttttgttttttggacaCACAATGATAAGTCTTCCCAAAACGTCTTTGAATTTTGACATTCATAAAAAAGATGAACCATAGACTCTGAAAGATCTAAAGATAATGAGCAATTTCCATCAGACTGCATAAATTTAGATAATGTATAATTGCTAACATAAATGTTGTAAAATATGTTGTTAAATGTAGTTCCCTATGTTTAATAATTATGCAGAAACGAAAAGGAAGCAACCCAGCGTTTTTCCACAAAATATCTTAATAACAAACATtccaaaaacaaaatattcttGTCTTTAAGGCTctgttgttaataaataataatctaataaatttGTTTGTACATTTTACAACAAAAGTCTCCCCCATTTAAGTATAATAGGCCTACATTCTATATTATGACTATTGggaattaaaaaaaggtttataaTGTCACTGTGAAATCCCATTTAAGGTTCTTCCTGGTACCTTTATTTTTAGGAGTGTACGTGTTGTGATTAGATAAGGTTGCAATTATTATCTAAAACCAGGCATTACACAAACTAGACtggaatacaatacaatatagtaCACTTATAAATAACTAAGTCAATTTATTTGTATGTAAAACTGGCACCAACTAAGTGCTTTGCCTTACCTTCTCACAAGCTAAAAGAAAGATAGATGTAATCAAATTTACCCCGTACTATACAAAGGTGTGGAAGACTGTAAAATGAAACTGACTCATACaacaaactgtatttatttatcgtttttttattattaatgcaaGAACGACACATACAGAACAATGCCAGAGGTAGTATTTATTTATCGTAGAAGTATATCCAACGTTCTCCTCACGTCCTCAAACCCCCGAGTTTTCAAACAGACAGACGCTCGAACCAATAATACGTTTCATATTGGTGTTACGTAATCATAATAAATGCAGGTGAACCAATCGCAGCTGACGAAGATGCGGCGTAAAGTTGAGGGGTTTGTTATTTACCCTCCCCCTTGaaagtttatatgaaaaaaaGGATCCCAAGACAAGGCCGATCACGTGGCCTCCTTCGAAAGCAGCGATTGGTCAAAACCACAGAGAAGGCGTTGCAACGACGGCGGCGTGGGTTCGCTTGAGTGACACAATTATAACAAGTTTGAGCTGGCGACTAGGGGGAAGTTTCAGATATTACTAAATAACAATTTACCGTTAAACCCTGCATTGCTCGTTCTACATGCATTTTGGTGTACCTGCTACCCGCGACTCATTCATGTCGAGGACAATGTGAAAAATTGGGTGTTCCGAGGAAATCATTTCCCATCTGTTCATTTTTTGGCGTTTAGCTCTACAAAAGAGGTACTCTGCTTGCGGTGCGTAAATATTTTCACTGGAGTTTTTTGTCTATGAAATCGTGCGGAGTGTCGGTGGCCGCTGTAGCtcgcgctgctgctgctgctgctgctggtggtgatgAGGAAAAGAAAATGGCGGCGGGAAAAGCGAGAGAAACCGAGGAGGACTTTCCGAAGCTTACGCCGCAAGAAAGGGAGCGCTTAGCCAGCATAGACAGGTCAGTTAAAGTCCGTTTCCATGCCACGACGACCTGTCGTGCATTTTACAAGCATTTCCTGTATGTTCAAAGCGGTGCAAATGATTGCAGCGCAGGTAAACTAACACGGAACCGCCTGTGTTGTCCTCTATTTGCAGCACACTGTTTGGATTTCAGAGGCTTCATGAAGATGGCGCCAGAACGAAGGCCTTGCTGTTAAAGGTATGAGTGTATGACACTGATGGGGGTCTAGAGATAGATAGACACACACAACTATGATAATCATATATGGAAAATTTTGATTGCAAAATCAGTCTGCAAAATTCTAGAGAAAGAGTTGCTAAGACTGATAAAGTGTCGTACGCAATAACACGTAAAGGGTGTGTGTATGAGTGCGTAAATATATACTCTATATCAACAGCCATACACAGTCGGAAGTAGCTTTCCATTTAATGTATGCACTGGTAGGATGCTATAAAAAAGACGTGTATACACTTTTTATAGAAATTatcaataaatacattattataaataCTCAATTATCGCCCAGCGATGCATTTAAAGTTGAGATATCCTGTTGTACCGTATTTATGCATAATACCCACGTACAGCTATACACACTATTATATCAGATCTCAATTGATTAATtgtcataaaaaatataaatatctcACATCTCTATACATACTTTATTCcaataaatatgcacacataacGCGACCTTTATTATAAAGCAGGTCTAAACTGCTCGATTGTTTATATCGTCGCTAAACGTAAACTAGAATGCTTAGCACTAATCTGCTCAATTCAGCTGTAACGTTAATGCATGGAGATATGAAGATAAAAAGGGCTCTTTATAGACATGATGCATCTCTGTATTCATGTGTAGTCGCTTACTACAGTAATTATTTTCGATGTTGGTAATCACAAGGTTGTTAAACTGACTGTTAAGTTATATTAGTTTGGGTGCTGGCTTTGTCGAGTTCTTGCGCATTCAAATCGCAGTAAAACAGACTTCTTTATTTTTGAGTGTTGTTTTGCTCACTCCATCCGAGAAATTACTGATTTTGTTTTACGTTTTGTCCGTTTATGTTATTGCATGGATTGGTTTGATGGTGAAACGTTACAGGCCACTTGCCTGATATGACATCGTTCCATTGTCAGTATGGGTTTGTAATAAAGAGTTGAAGATAATAAGGgtggtgtttttgtttatttgcatgtgtttgaatACGAGTTAAACAGTCGAAGTGTGTTTGAATTAATTTGTCTTAATTATAGAGAAAATTAGTCTAAATTGCTTTAACGTATATTGAGCCAGAAGGTGCATCTGTTGGTTATGAAAATGATAAGCACAGTGTATAAGTTGAGTTAGCCAAGCTGTTCATACTCAAGTAGGCCAATTTTGCGAAGTATTAAAAATATTTGGAGTTTATAACCAAGTCTTCAAGCTACTGAAGCGTTTCGAGATGAGCTAGTAAGGTTAAAGCTTATGTTCTAGTCGTTTATCCGTTTGTGGCTACGTGTTAGCaggttagcatgatgctaatcagcTGTAACTGCATGTGAGGACGTCATTTTGGTGCTATTGAGGTCGTTTTTTCTGTTTTATCTCAGCAGTCAAGTTTAAAAAGCACTTTTATATTGTTCATTAGTGCATATTGGAGTACTTCAATATGGATTGTCAAATCGACGAGCAAGTTAGTGGAATGACTATGCTTTCTGTGCTAGGTTGCATCGCCTTCCCTGCATTTGGAAGTAACATTTGCTGAGAGCTGTTTGAGCAGGGCTTCATTTACTACTTGGAAAAATCTTATTTTGGGTATTGCAGGGTCAAAGAACTGCATTTTAAGGGGAAAAAAGATAAGAGAAAAAAGTGACTgcacttaaaatgtatttactgtcTTCTTAGAGGTATTCTGTAAATCAATGAGATTATTGGGTTGGGATTATTCagttattcttgtttttttaaattactatttttattagcgACAAGTAGGGAAGCAATGATTGTATATTTTTCTCGTTTAAGATTAGTCTGATGAATAATCATAGTTTTAtagttatcacgattattatgtaTTCATTAATTTCAGAACACTACTAGTTTtgtaaatcacatgaaaactcctcatattttaaagtattatttattgtagGCAGGGGCTGGTATaaaattctgacggtatgataaccttggacaaaaatatcactgttttatggtattgtgattactgctctaaaatatcttctttttaaatgtctggggtaaaaaaaaaaaaacaaaaaaaagaattccCCTTTAAAcattatatgttttgttttgagaaacattcattttggagcagtaaacatgtcagactatataatttaaatgaatcattgacttctgctgtcttcatttgtttaaaaaacactttcttcactatttaaaacggcatctttatatatattttctgctggagatactgttgtcctaaaaagcaaacaaaaatgtaaatcaaaaaTCTTACCCATACCCAAGTATACAGTTTAGCAGAAAATAGTGAtatcggttaatcgttgcatccctagcgACGAGAAGTACACCTGATGCTGAATTTCTAAATCATAAATCacactataaatgactataaagttttatttaacgCTCAATTGTACTCATTCCAATTGGTTATCATTGATATGAGCAGTTTTGTTGATTGTCAAAATAAATTTTGAAACAGGCGTCATATTGGTGCAGCGGGTAGcacgatcgtctcacagcaagaaagttgatggttcgagccttggctgggtcagttagcatttctgtggggagtttgtatgttgtCCTGGTGTTCaggtgggtttcttctgggtgctccggtttcccccacaagtctaaagacttgaagtatatgtgaattgggtaagtaaaattttctgtagtgtgaattagtgtatgggtgtttcctaataatgggttgcagctggaagggcatccactgcgtaaaacatatgctggataagttggcggttcattccgctgtggctacccctgattaataaagggactaaaccgaaaattgATGAGTGAATTTTGAAACAATGTACCAAATAATggaaaaatacaaatattcatgGTAACCAAttgaaagttttacattttttcgtTAGAAAACGTCTACATTTTCCCCACAGGAGATGGATATGCGAAATGTTTGATTGCCTCTTCTGCCAACTGCCAGGCATTTTGAGGCTGTTGTGGTGTTTCACAAGAATTCATTTAGAAATAGATGCACATATCATGTCATTCAGCTCAGTCCTGTTTTTGAGGTCTTGCTGTCTCTCTGCTACTGAGCAACTCTTCCCTCAAACTAGCTATGTCTGTCAAAACGTTTGCTGTCCCAGATATGGCCAGCACCTTTTTAAAAGTGAGCACAGCAGTTAAAAAATAACTTCCTTTTAGTTTCAGCAGAACGTGTATTGATGCGTTTAGCAGTGACTGTAATGGCAGCAATATTCTGAAGTTATGCTGGCTTGATCTAAAAAGAAAGTGTTCAATATTTTACGTTtggtgtttatttaaattaactgaGTTCTCTTCATGACTGAGCTTGCTCACAATACTCATTTGTTATACCAGCACTAAGTGTGCATTTGATGTGCCACCATAAAGTGTTCATTAGTTACTGCTGAGGTTTagcctgtgtgtttgttttgagtGAGATAGTTCAAAATCTATAGACGTTACTTCCAGAGTACAGAGCGAAcctgagaaaaaaaagaattacttGTCATAGAAAGTAACCACTGTATTTGACCTCTTCTGTGACCTTTAGTTTCGTTCAGGTTCAGTGACCTTGTACGATTATCAGAGCTTTAAAGTGTAACGATGAGAAGCAATTAAActgttatttatttctgtaatgcCCAGACTGATTTTTCAGCAGCCATATGATCACACAATGATACAGCGCTTAAGAAACGTGTTAAAAACTCTTCTGCTGCTTATTTTTTCGTAGAAGGTGCAAACCATGAAATTATTTTCAGAAATCTTTaatgaacagttaaaaaaaatttattaaaaggaAGTACAATAAGAGAAGAAagaatttatttttaagtgtgttGTAAATTTAGAGTGGGGTATAGCAATGAAAGTGTTTTAAGCCACCAATGAATGTCCAGTAAAAGTTAGATAtgagtattttcaatttcatacagTTCCTTGCATCGAAAGCATTGATAGTGTAATTTAATCAAAGTATAGTTagttaaatagatttaagcatttatttaattgttaaagttacactaaaaaaaaaatgtttttgcacaaTCAAACTGCTTATTCAAAGTGAGCTGAAACAACGCATTTCTTAAGTATTCATTGGGACAACACAAcacatttatgtggattgaacataaaaattagGTGTTAagttaatctatttgtgttggaacaacattaataaattgtctgcatttttaaagtgtagggctgcatgatactggaaaaatctgatattgcggtatttttctgcaaaatatattgtgttacGAATACAGTTTTTCCAGATAGTTTGAATGCTTTAATGtaacatatttttttctcgaGTGTCTAATAGTATTTAGGTAGAGAAATTAAATATTCACAATACAAAAAATGCTTTGCTTAGACTTTTTGTCtgatttctagtccaaataacaaaaaaaatttatgttttaaaaatatttgatttgttttatgtttaaatttagtttttactttcAGAAGTAATATGTCaacttaaaacaagtaaaataatcttgttttcactttgaaatttagatttttctggactagaaacaagataaaaattcTCAAATATAATGCAGACTCAGCATTGCATATTCTGCGACGTGACTAGGCTTGGGCTGGTttgagattctgacggtatgataacctaggataaaaatatcacggtagggctgtgtgattaatcgaaattgaatcgcaatttgaaacgtAGCAATAAGTTAATCGCAAGAGgcgaaatatatatttattatttagtttcccCCTCCCAGAGCAAATGtttgactgccgtctgtgtgccAATTAAGTGAGCTAATTTTCATTCTGTCCAATCAAAGTTGTGCAACTGAACTATTCGGAACAtccacaataaaaacaaaaacaagtggGATAATGgtgtctgctgcttcagaagctttaatagattaattaaaataaaaccaaaagagcgttggtaatatgggaatattttagttttaaagtcacagacactGAATAAAAACGCAGTTTTTAAGAGCTGTGGCAGAATTGTTGCCATGActgattattgagctgaagcttgaatacaaaattaaattgcaaaccAAATAgcaatatcttaaaaaaaaaaatctcaattaaaTACTTTCCCTAAATCGCACAGCCCTGTATTACGGTTTTACATTATTGTGATTACGCCtctaaaatatcatcttttttaaTGTATGGGTAAAAATCAAAACCGTTTTTCccctttaacatgttttattttgtgaaacttttaaagtattttggaaaaGTAAACATCAGGCTATATAATTCAGACGAATCATTGACAGCTGTTTTCATTACTTTCAGAAACACaaatttcattacaatttaaaatggcatctttttaTATCTTTGGAGATATTGTTGCCCATTAAAAACTTATGACGTAAAAAAAACGTACATAAAACAGTACACGTACATAAACGTACATAAACAGTTTCAAtcacaattatttgcccccctatttatttatttttacccaatttctgtttatcggagagaagatttcttcaacacatttataaacatgatagttttaaaaacaaatttctaatagctgattaattttatctttgccatgatgactaaatAATGTTTGATTAGAtgtttttctagacacttctatacagttttaagtgacatataaaggcttaactagggtaattaggttaactaggctggtgaGGGTAATAaggtaagttattgtaaaacgttggtttgttctgtaggctaccaaaaaaaaagcttaaaggggctaatcattttgaccttaaagcgtttttttttttaattaaaaactacttttattctagctgaaataaagcaaataagactttctccagaagaaaaaatattaacagagattctgtgaaaatttccttgctctgttaaacatcatttgggaaaaaaatgttaaaaagaaaaacaaattcaatggggggctaaaaattctgactttaactgtaccttaggaacggtataacataATTTTTATAgaaagttttaaaaccttgacttttccaaaccttgGTATACCTTAAAACCGGTTATCCTCCCATGTCTacatgtgactattgcgaatgtggACATTttgatttcgatgctgaaacgaaaTAGCAGCCCTAGTTCAAGTGTAGAAATGAGATGAACGATGTTTAAACTCAAGTGTCATCAGTAGCATCAGGGCAGAAACTTTAttgaaaatacagttaaaaaaaatgtaatatttataaaactgCAATAAATTACAAGAAGTGTTACTACGATGCAAATATTTAAAGATATGGAACTAAACAATGGAACTTAATTTGACACCCGCTTTATATTGTATCTCCGTTAGGCAGCGAGGATCATTGATCTTAAATCCGATGAGGTTATAATAGCATGACAGTTTACCATAAGCACCTGAGTTGGCTTATTCATAATTAAAAGACTGTTGttgcttgtgtgcgtgtgtgtatttatctgtgcattttatatacaatttttgTACTGCACATTACATGACGTGTATGACTGCTGTTTAAATAGGCAACATATATGCTGATGTTAAACTACACAATCTTTCATAAAGCTTGGTTTCTGCTGTGATTAAGTGAATCATTCCCTGTTAAATAGACATTAGGGGCCCTATCATGcacccagcgcaatgtggcgcaaggcgcggcacaATACTTGGTattttaagcttggcgcaagagtcgttttgaggtgttgcgctatgctgtttaaatagcaaaggcattagcgctcatatgtgcgtccataggcgttctggtctaaaaaggaaggcgttctgaggtgcattACTggtgcgtcgctattttgagaaactataatagatttttcattagaccaaaacaaacccggtctaaactccggcgcagagttgtggttcgcttacgcactgctcaatatgcacaagagagcattaggcaaatatctttacacatgaaaaaatttaaatgttatggatatatatagaatagatataggatataaatataaaggattaaaacattacaaaacattattttctagcctacataaatatgaaaaatcactgcttttttttgtcttcatctcgggaggctttttcagttcattcataacaatttgcttttgtataatgttattattattagcagtattatttattatatccatatttatatttgttttattaaaaacaagcttagatttgcccacctgtcaggttttagaccatatgggacatcatgtgttttaggatataactcaggtttttgagcacacttcgttattgttgttaatttatttgtttgctggaaattagaactgaatttagaaatagttttaaaactaatatttgcgcttgacaaatgcaattaattatttaaagactatttgatgtctgtgcgtaaaggtttccctatccaagagcgaaagtgaaagtgataatttatctctcattctcacgcagtagatgctctgtttaacagttttctgttaaaaaaaatgttaactgttAACTATTTGTTAGTGAAATGcgcagtttttccacttagacctttatgtcctgtaaatagcgaatgcgcttatggcgtgacacaactggctcttaaagggaatgggagatgagactctaattggtttattctcaaaacacgccagaactcattaagaaaataaactcaacccttttagaccatgtgccatggcgcaaagtggattttcccgtccttaaattagcaaaaatgcgttctgacactcccccaaagcgtttgcgccctgcgttttgcgctctgctcatggaccgtcaaaatagagccctagaagTTTGAGATATCATATTGCCGTGTCAgtgtattttatggtaaatgacTGGTTTAAGGTGATTGAAATACGTATTTTCCTaccttttgtgcttttttttttaaatacttgctCTTCGCTTCACAGGCTGTTCGCTGCTATGACGTCTATATTTTAAAAGCTGAAGGGAAAGTGGAGCCAGAGGTGTTTTGCCAGTTAGGTCACTTCAACCTTTTACTGGAAGATTATCCTAAAGGTGAGTTCTGACTAAATATTGTCTTTTAaaattgttataattgtaattgaCACTAGTTcttaattaatttcttttgttttttcttttgtagcaTTATCTGCATACCAGAGATACTACAGTTTACAGTCAGACTACTGGAAGGTGAGCGATGCTTGAATCTCATTGATTGGACACTAAGTACAGTTTACACTTGTCGGGTCCAGTGTATTTCA contains:
- the fundc1 gene encoding FUN14 domain-containing protein 1 encodes the protein MADRGEDAESEDELYEVVNITDYARRHQWWSRVFGNSTGPIAEKYSVASQIMMGGVSGWCAGYLFQRVGKLVATAVGGGFLLLQIANHSGYVQVDWRKVEKDVNKAKKHLKKNAKKAAPELNTFIEDSTEFVKRNIVISGGFVGGFLLGLAS